In Candidatus Kaistella beijingensis, a genomic segment contains:
- a CDS encoding AAA family ATPase, with the protein MQLPINPTKMSYDYSKIVEWLLKVGTEHLGKNFEIPKNEKTIILSMLAWFLEDEILAKEMNIDLKKGIMLSGPIGCGKTTLFQLMRKLPKGRKNFLMASTRQIVSEFMQSGYEILEKYSRGSLYNDYRTPKNYCFDDLGSESASKYFGNDCNVMAEILLTRYDIFKEKGIITHLTTNLTAGEIELIYGNRLRSRMREMFNLFGYDESSGDKRR; encoded by the coding sequence ATGCAACTACCAATAAATCCTACAAAGATGAGTTATGATTACTCTAAAATAGTGGAGTGGCTCTTAAAAGTGGGAACAGAACATCTAGGAAAAAATTTCGAAATTCCAAAAAACGAAAAAACCATCATTTTGTCAATGCTCGCTTGGTTTCTTGAGGACGAAATATTGGCGAAAGAAATGAATATCGACCTCAAAAAAGGCATTATGCTTTCGGGACCAATCGGCTGCGGAAAAACCACACTCTTCCAACTGATGCGAAAATTGCCTAAAGGAAGAAAAAATTTTCTGATGGCTTCTACACGCCAAATTGTTTCAGAATTTATGCAGTCTGGTTACGAAATTTTGGAAAAATATTCTCGTGGTAGTCTATACAATGATTATCGCACTCCAAAAAACTATTGTTTTGATGATCTTGGTAGCGAATCTGCCTCCAAATATTTCGGCAACGACTGCAATGTAATGGCGGAAATTCTCCTAACGCGCTACGATATTTTCAAGGAAAAAGGAATCATAACTCATCTCACCACAAATCTTACCGCCGGAGAAATAGAGTTGATCTACGGGAATCGTCTTCGCTCCAGAATGAGGGAGATGTTTAATCTTTTTGGGTATGATGAAAGCTCGGGTGATAAGCGGAGATGA
- a CDS encoding transcriptional regulator, with protein MNYIFHLTGFYDKIQEDNRLNPTHISLYLALFQFWNLNRFRNPISISRNEMMKLSKISAFGTYHKCIKELQEFGYIEYIPSFNPYKGSLVNLFSFDNSEAIQNLNMKRIKKQSASEQVENRMHIKIDTGSEQALIPSINSINSLNNKHFKDNEDSRIFDEENLLLKKKNRSVEVPPNISEVEMYFLEKDSTKLEAERFFNHYESNGWLVGGKSKMKNWEAAARNWLLNSKKFNNNANFTSSVNGVELKANHLNATTNKSYKDEL; from the coding sequence ATGAATTACATTTTTCATCTCACTGGTTTTTACGACAAGATACAGGAAGATAACCGACTGAATCCTACTCACATCAGTCTTTACCTTGCTTTGTTTCAGTTTTGGAATCTCAATCGTTTTCGAAATCCAATCAGTATTTCGCGAAACGAAATGATGAAACTGAGCAAAATTTCTGCTTTTGGAACTTACCATAAATGCATTAAAGAGCTGCAAGAATTTGGATATATTGAATACATCCCATCATTCAATCCATACAAAGGGAGTTTGGTGAACCTATTTAGTTTTGATAATTCTGAGGCAATTCAAAATTTGAATATGAAGCGTATCAAAAAACAATCAGCCTCTGAACAGGTAGAGAACAGGATGCATATCAAAATCGATACAGGTTCTGAACAAGCACTGATACCTTCTATAAACAGTATAAACTCTTTAAACAATAAACATTTTAAAGACAATGAGGACTCAAGAATTTTTGATGAAGAAAATTTGCTTTTAAAGAAAAAAAATAGGTCGGTTGAAGTTCCACCGAATATTTCAGAAGTTGAAATGTATTTTCTGGAAAAGGATTCCACAAAACTTGAAGCCGAAAGGTTTTTCAATCATTACGAAAGCAATGGTTGGCTCGTCGGCGGAAAATCCAAGATGAAAAATTGGGAAGCCGCTGCGAGAAATTGGCTTTTAAATTCGAAAAAATTCAATAATAACGCAAATTTCACAAGTTCCGTGAACGGAGTGGAGTTAAAAGCAAATCATCTCAATGCAACTACCAATAAATCCTACAAAGATGAGTTATGA
- a CDS encoding helix-turn-helix domain-containing protein, producing MAVDIITKEDLKEFKIELLEDLKKMLSQKAQDKKWLKSNEVRKLLKISSGTLQTLRINGTLQYSKVGGTIYYNYQDIEKMLNQK from the coding sequence ATGGCTGTAGATATAATTACGAAAGAAGACCTAAAAGAATTTAAAATTGAACTTTTGGAAGATTTGAAGAAAATGCTCTCCCAAAAAGCGCAGGATAAAAAATGGTTAAAATCTAACGAAGTTAGAAAACTTCTGAAAATTTCCTCTGGAACTTTACAAACACTTCGCATCAATGGAACTTTACAGTATTCCAAAGTTGGCGGAACGATTTATTACAATTATCAGGACATTGAAAAAATGTTGAATCAGAAATAA